GGCCTAGCTCCGACTCGACCAGCAGTTGCCCGCCATGCCCTTGCGTCACGATATCGTAGCTCAGCGACAGACCTAGGCCGGTGCCCTGGCCGGTAGGCTTGGTGGTGAAGAAGGGTTGGAAAATCTTCTGGCGCACCGGCTCCGGGATGCCCGTGCCGTTGTCGCGCACTCGAATTTCGATGTGGTCGGCGTCTTGGCGGGTTTGCACGCTTACTTGTGGTTTGTAGGTGGTGCCTTCCTGTTGGCTGCGCTGCTGCGTGGCATAGAAAGCGTTGGAAAATAGATTCACCAGCACCCGCCCAATGTCCTGCGGCACCACCGAAACCTTGTCTAGTTTCTCAGCAAAATCAGTTTGCAGGTCGCACACAAAGCTTTTGTCCTTGGACCGCACGCCCTGGTAAGCCAGGCGCAAGTACTCGTCGGTGAGTACGTTGAGTTTGGTAGGTTGCTTGGCGCCGGAGCCATGGTTGCTATGGGCAAGCATGCCGCGCACAATAGCATCAGCGCGGCGGCCGTGGTGGTTGATTTTGTGCAGATTCTCCCGAATGTCAGTGTACAGGTCCTGCTCTAACTCTATGTCGCGCTCCGGTTGCTGCTGGGCTTCTTCCAGTTCAGCGAGCAGCTCAGCGGATACCTCGGCGAAGTTGTTGACGAAGTTCAGAGGGTTTTGAATCTCGTGGGCAATGCCCGCCGTCAGCTCGCCTAGACTCGCCATTTTTTCTTTCTGAATGAGTTGAGCCTGCGCGCCTTTTAGCTCTACCAGGGTGCGGTCGAGGGCGTCACGTTGTCCGGCAATCTGCTCATTTTTCTCGTTGAGGCGGCGATTAGCGCGCTGCTTCAGGAGCACGTTGCGCCAGAGCAGTCCCGCCACCAGCACTACGCTACCTAGGCCAGCCAGCAACCCGTAAAGCTGCTGGCGCTGGCGGACGCTTTGCTGATCTTGCAGTTGCCGCGTTTTGGTAAGCAGGGCAATCTGGGCCTGTTTTTTATCCAGCTCATAGCCGTAGCGTAGGGCGGTGGTTTGGCGCTGGGTTTGTTCGCCCGCCAGCGTGTCGTTGTAGGCTAGGTACTGCCCCTGGTAACGGTAAGCGGGGGCAAACTCGCGGCGCTCGGCGTAGGCTTGGGCCAACACCAAGCTAACATCGCGCATGTTTTCTTTGCTGCGCGTCTGCCGGGCTCGTTCCAGGCTTTTACTGGCCAGCGCGATGGCGCTATCGGGCTGGTGCACGGCCTGATACACTTGGGCCAATAGCAGTTCGGCGAAGGGCAGGCTGTAGTTATCTTTTCCGGCAACGGCGCGGGCATAGGCGCGCAACCCATGAAAACGAGCCTGCTGGTAGTTGCCTTGCAGCCGGTACACATCGGCCATATTTATCTCGTCAATCGTCCTATTTACGTCGTCGTGCTCTCCGATGGCCAGCTGCTGAGCCCGTTCAAAGTAGTGCAGCGCCGGAGCCCAATTTTTCTGCTTGGTATAGAGCGTACCTAGTGCGTTCTGCATGACCATCATCACCTGTTTGTCACCGGCTTGTTCTCCATTTTTCAGGGCAGCTTGCAGAATGGGCAAAGCAGCTTTATAATCTTCCAGATTCAGGTAAATAGAGCCTAAAGTGGCCTGCAATCGTCGTTTGGTTTGGGCATCATTGGCTTGCTCGGCCAATGGAATACCTTGCTGCGCCGCCACGATGGCCGACGCATTGTTGCCCTGCATCATCTCGATCAGCATCAGTTCCAAGCAGCTTTCGCCCTGACCACGCCAGTTTCGGATGTGCGCAAACACTTGCTGCGCTTCTCTAACGTGGCGCCGCGCCTGTTCGTAATCAGCTTCTCGGCGGGCAATAGTACCGAGCCAGAGCAATGCCCGGCCCTCACCTCTCGTATAGTGTAGGTCTTGGCTAAGCGTCAAGGCTTGTTTGATGGAGGCGCGGGCCTGCGCAGGGTCGGTGGCTGTCAGTACCTGCCCTAGCTTCTGAAGCCGTCGGACCCGCATCGTGTCGAGTTTGGTCTGAGTCTGCAACAATTGGCGGAGACTATCTACTATAGGCGTAGGCTTTTGAGCGTGCGCCGCAAGAACGCCAACCAATAACCACACGCTTATGAATACCAAGCAAGATTTCATCGCAGCAATGGCTAGCTAAATATGAAGGACTATAGCTTTCTACAACTAGGTCTGGAGGAACGTAGCTCAAGCAACCTGCACCGCCACCTCGTAGTAGTCGATGGTCGGGGTGCCGTCGAAGCAGGGCGCCAGATGATTGAACACCGCCTGAAGCGATTCGCTAGACTCGGCGGCCTCGCGGTTCTCTTCGTTGTCCCACAAAATCACGGCTAGGCATTTGTTATTTTCAGTGTTGGTTAGGAAGCGGCTGGTCACATAACCGGGCTGTTGTTTGAGCACCGGCCCAACTTCGTTTTGGTAGAGATCAATGGCTTGGGGAGCAGTACCAGCCTTGAGCAAGACTTGAAAAATTCGCGCGTACAACATAGGTAAGGTATGAGAAGATGACGATTAAAACAATGATCTTATTAGTCCGGGAGTGCTAGCATTCATCTGTAAATCAGAGCATTTAACCTGCATAACTCCAGCCAAACGGCTTATTTTCAGCTTTAGCTTCGACACCTTGCTAGTTCGCAACTACACCTAGGTTGAAAAGCACTCTGTCGCGAAGATTGCCGGCCAGCGACTTTGCCGCCCGGCACCCCAATCGACTTCTTTACTTGATGAGCACAAAGCACTGCGTCAGCACTTAACCCTTGGTGCCAAGTAGTCGGCAGGAATAAACGCCAGCGGGTAGTAGTGTACCTTAGTCTACTCCCTCCCCAGCCCCACCGCTATTCTTTATCTCCCTGTTGGAGCCTGAAACTGCGTTTGTAGTCAGAACAATGCCCTGGTCCGCGCCAACAGTGCCGTGCGTGTACACACCGACGGCAGCACGATAATCGGTTTCCGTGTGTTGAAAACCGCTGCGCGAAATGGGGAGCTGATACCGCGCTTGCGCCGGCGCCAAGTGAGCCGAAGAGCGCAGGCTTGGGACGTGAGCTTGCAGGGCTGTCGATTGCCCGAGCAGCAAACTTAGCAGGGGTAAGAACACCAACCTCCATGGTCGACGAATTTGCAGAAGTTGGTAGTTCATATAGATTCAAAACGGTGATATGGGCGTGCAGCAGATCCGAATTGCCCTAGGTTGTCAGCAGACATTCATTTGATTAAAACACTACTAATCAGCTACTATTCTCTTCTTTTGATCAAAAGTACTTTCTCCTTTTGCTACGGCGCAACCCAAGACATACCCCTAAACAGGGGGGATGACCTAGCTTTTTCGTTGCTGCTCCAAGGTGAGAAAGCCTTTGGCGCCAAAAGAGCCGGACGTTCACTGACCTCCGGCTCTTCTAACCTCACTTAGTAGCGCTATGGTGGGTAAGGCGTACTCAGTAAGCTCCTCAATTAATTAGTCAAAATTAACTTGATTTTGTACACATTTGCAAGCTAACGCATACCCCTAAACAGGATGTATGGTATTTTTTTGTCCCCCCTGTTTAGGGGTATGCGTTGGCTTGCACCCCGCGGCGTTGCCCCCGACCTTTACTCCTGGCTCCCGTACTTTTTCCCGCTCCTTTTTGCCAATGACAACCCTGCGCCTGGCCATTATTGAAGACGATCCCACTGTGCGCCAGCTGCTGCACGGCTATCTGTGCCGCCAACCTGAGTTTGAGTGCGTGCTGGTGGCCGGTTCGGTCGAGGCGTTCTTGCAGCAACTACCGGAGCTGCTAGCTCCACCCCAGCTCGTGCTGCTCGACATTGGCTTGCCCGGCCTGAGTGGCATTCAGGCCCTGCCCGTGCTGCGTCGCCAGCTGCCCGAGGCCGACTTCGTGATGCAGACCGTGTTCGAGGATACCGACCGCATCTATCAGGCCCTGTGCGCCGGGGCCACAGGCTACCTGCTCAAGAGCACGCCCCCCGCCGAAATCAAAGCCGCCCTGCTCGACGTTGCCCGCGGCGGCGCACCCATGAGCCGGGCGGTGGCGCGTAAGGTGCTAGGCTACTTCAAACCTAGCCCCACCGCCCCCACCACCGACCTCACCCCGCGCGAGCGACAGGTGCTGGAAGGCTTGGTAGATGGCCTAAGCGAAAAGCAAGTAGCCACGCGCCTCGACCTAGCCCCCCAAACGGTACACTCCTACATCAAGCAGCTCTACCGTAAGCTGCACGTGCGCAGCCGCGCTGAACTCGTGCGGCACTCCCTACGCGACGGATCGTCTATATGAGTGTGACCAGAAGCTAGGCAGCACTCGGGGTTCTTCTGCTTTCGGCTACCCATTACCCACCCCGCACGGGCTAGCTACCGTTTTGATCGTCATGATATTAGGTAAGCAAACTGTCGCGGTATGGCACGCGCAGACTTACCCGCCAGCCTCCTTCCGGCGCAGGCCCGGCCGTGAGTTGCCCGCCCAGCAGCTCGGCCCGGCGTTGCATGTTGCGCAGCCCCATCCCAGATCCGTTCGTGGTAGAAGGCCGCGCTACGGTGCCATCGTTATACACTACCAGCGTGAGGGCAGCGCCTTGACGCTGGAGCGCCAGCGTGAGGGTAGTAGCCGTAGGTGCGTGGCGCACGGCATTGGTAATGGCCTCTTTGGCAATTAGATACAGTTGCTGCCGTAAGGCTGGGCTCAGGGAGAGGGTATCCGGCAGATCATGGATGGTGAGCGTTGCGTGCAACCCCGCGGCTTTGGCAGTAGCGTCGAGGTGGTCGTGGAGCCGGTCGCGCAGGGCCCCGAGTGTGTCGGCGCTGGCATCGATGCTCCACACTACGTCGCGCATCATGGTCAGGGCGGCCCGGCTATCGAGCAGCAGGTCGTGCATGTCGGCGCGCAGCACGTCGGCGGAGCTAGGTTCTTGGAGCAGCTCGGCGCGCAGGTTTACGCGTGTAAGCAAGGCGCCCACCTCGTCGTGCAGGTCGGCGGCAATGCGGGTGCGCAACCTAGCTTCGCGTAGCACTCGCTGGCCGCGCAGCTTTTGCAACCCGACGCCGGCACCCACCAACACGCCCGCGGCACTGAGCAGCACCAACGGGTGCTGCCACCATGGGCGCGCCACCTCCACCCGCAAGCGGTGCTTGACCGTGCGTCGGCCCGCCGGGGTTTGGCCCCACACAGCCAGCGTGTAAGCCCCCGGCGCTAGTCCGCGTAGGCGCAGGTGCCGGCTGGTTTGCTGTACGACGGTAGTATCCACGCCATCATCAGTGGGCAACAGCTGGTAGAAGAAGCGGTTGAGCGCCGGGGCGCGAAAGTCGTCTAAGGCTAGGTTGTAGCCGGCTTCGGCTATGTCATTGGTGAGAGTCAGCGGCTCGACGGCGGCGCGCGCCAGGCGTGGCTGAGCCGGCTTTCCTCCTTCTGCTTGTGCCGTGAGCAGTAGCTGGGGCCCCCGCTCGACTTTACTAGTGGCGGCGGTGGCCTCCACCCGAAATACGCCCCCCACCCCTCCGAAGAAAAAGGTGCCGTCGGCAGCCCGGTAGGCGGCTTATTGGTTTAGCTCCGGGTTGGCGAGGCCATCGGCGGAGCCATACACCTTTAACTGTCCCGTATCGGGTCGGTAATACACCAGCCCGGCGTAAGTACCCACCCACAGCGCCCCCGTTTGGTCTGGCAACAGCGTAGCGGTAGTAGCGGAAGGCAGTCCTTGCTCGGGCCCTAGGCTCCCAACCAAGCCGCGAGCAGCGGTAAGGTGCAACACGCCTTGGGTCCGCGTGCCCAGCCACACATGACCGCGCGGGGCAGCGTACACGCACAGCACGTCGTCGGTGGGCAAGCGGCGGGCTGGGGAGGCTTCGGTGGTGCCGTAGTGTTGTAACGCCCCTGTGTTCGACGACAGGGCGTAGAGTCCACCGTTGGTGGCAAGCCACAGCGTGCCCGCGGCATCTTCGCTGATGCGGCGCACTTCCAACCCGTGCAACGGCCAGTGCGGGTCTTGGTCGCGGTAGCGTACCCAGGCTCGCTGTTTTTCTTTGAAAACATAGAGCCCGGTGGTCGTCCCGCCCCAGATGGTGCCGGCGCGTGCTTGGTAAAGCTCCCTGCCTTGCAGCTTAGTGGCGGAAGCATGATAGGTGAGCGTACCCGTGTGCGGATTCAGCTCCCCAAACGTGTCGCTCTCGTCGGCAAAAAACAGCTGACCTTTCTTGGTAACCAACAGGCTATACAGAAATGCGGGCCAAGGGCGGCCTTCGCGCGTGAGTGTCAAAGGATGCAATAGCGCCGCAGGCTGCCCAGCCGCCTGGGTGAAAACGCCACTGTAGGAGCTGACGAGCAAGCGGCCGTCAGGCAGGCGAGTGATGCCACGCACGCTCGGGGGCCGCACCTGCCGTACGATGGGCAAGGGCCGGATGGGGCCCGCGTTGCCGCCTTTGTAGCAACCGCGCTCCTCAGGGCTAAACGCCCAATACAGCTGGTGCGGGTCGCGGTACAGGGTGTAACGTGTGCTAGGCTCGTTGGCGTAAAACGTGACCGGGCTGCGAGTTACCTGGGGTGCCTGGCCCGCGGCGCCCCAGTGCAGCGTTACCTGTTGCCGCTCTACCAACCATTGCACGGGCCGCCCTTGGGCATCAAGCAGGGGCTTGAACGACCGGGTGCCGCCATCCGACGCGGGCAGCCAGCGTTGTTGCTCCCGCAACTGCCCCGTGCGCGAGTCGGTCACGTAGCGCGCATGGGTGCTGATGAACTGTTGGGGCTGAGTGCCCGGCACCGGCAGCAAGTAGTTGCCCGGCAACTGCACCTGCTGTACGAGGCGGCCTTGGGCGTCGAGCCGATGGACTTGGCCGTTGTAGGTCGTGAGCCACACCCCTAGGTCGGGGGCTGGCGTGAAGCTGACGGGTTCCTCGCGGAGCATGCCCTGTGGGGCCTTCGCCACGGGGTAGGCCGGGTCGAGGGTGAGCACGAGGCCGGAGCCATACCCAACCCACAACCGTTGGGCACGGGCATCAAACCACAAGGCCTGCACGCCCGGCACGGGGTCTTCCGGCAGGTTGGGTAGGTGAATGCGCGTGAGTTGCCCAGTAGTGGGCACCAAGCAATACAAACCAGCTTTGCCACCCAGCCAGATTCGTCCAGCAGGGTCGCACATCACTGCGTGCAAGTAGCCAGTTGGGGCTGCCACGCCAGTCGGGAGCAGCTTGGCAAGGGGCACCAGCTGATAGCCGTCGTAGCGCTGGACGCCGTCGGTGGTAGCCAGCCACAGGTAGCCCGAATGGTCGGCGGCCATGTCGCGCACCACCACGGCGCTCAATACCGAATCGGGTACCCACGGAATAGGAGGCGTTTGCCCCACCGCAGTACCCGTCCAAAACAGCAACCAGAGCAACAGCAACGTGCTGCCAAACAAGCTAGGACGCCTGCCTTCTCGGTACTCAGACGCACTCAACGGACGCGCCATTATTAGTTAGCTGTTATCGTTCACCGGGGCACAAGCTCGGCAATAACCATCAAATTTTACCTAGCAAACATCCCGTTATTTTCACGTTTTCTTACCCCTAACATATTGATAATAAGCTATAGTTTCTTCGCGCACCAGCTCCCAACTATTAACCAGTGGCAAATGCTACCGTTTGTGCGAGCGTCGTATTTTAGCTACAAACCTAGCTGCCATTGCAAGCGCATCGAGGACTCTGGGTGACGAGCCTAGGTAGTTAACTCAGATTCCTCACTGCGCTCGGAATGACAGCTAGGCTTCTTCTACCGCTTTACCTTGTACAGCCGGGCGCCAAACAAGAAGATAACCAAGTAGCAAATGATAGGCAGGTAGTAAGCGGCGGCCACGTCGTGGTTGGCTACTTTGCCCATCAGGTAGGGGAAGATGGCCCCGCCGGCCACCGTCATGACCAGGAACGAGGAACCCTGCTGGGTTTTGGCCCCTAGGTCTTTGAGGCCCAGCGAGAAGATGGTGGGGAACATGATGCTGAAGAAGAAGTTCAGCCCGAGCAGGGCAATGAATGAGGGCCAGCCCCAGCTTTGGGCAATGATGACGCACAGCACGGCATTAGCTAAGGCGAACGTAGCCAGCAATTTATTTGGTGCAATAAAGCGCATCAGGTAGGTACCTACGAAGCGGCCTATCATCATCATCACCATGCTCAGGGCAAAGTAGCGTGACGCAACGGCATCGGCTAGCCCCATCTTCTCGGCCCCGTAGTTGATGAAGAAAGCCCAGGTGCCGCCCTGCGCCGCCACGTTGAAAAACTGCGCTACCACGGCCCACACAAAGTGCGGCCGCCCAAATAAGCCTTTGACTTCTGGTACCTCCTCGGCGGTGCCGGAGTAGAAGCCGGCTTCCGGCTCAGCATGTATCTCTGGGTGAGCATCTTGCAGCGCTGGCACTTTCACGAAGGAAAAAGCCACCGCGATAATCAGGATGACGCCGCCGATGATGAGGTACAGGGTCTTTACGGAGGTCAAGTCTCCGTTGGTGTGCACGCCGCTCAGAATGAAATAACTACCTAGCAACGGCCCGATTACGGCACCTAATCCATTGAACGACTGCGCGAAGTTGATCCGCTGGTCGCTGGTAGCGGGTTCGCCGAGCGCGGCCATAAAGGGGTGCGCCACCGCCTCCAGGGTAGCCAGTCCGCAAGCCAGCACAAACAAGGCTCCGCGGAAGAAACCGAACGATTGCGCATTAGCTGCCGGCACAAACAGGAAAGCCCCCAGCGCGTACAAACCTAGCCCGAGCAGCACCCCGTTTTTGTAGCCAAAGCGCTTCATGAACAAGCCCGCTGGAATACCCATGATGGCATAAGCGCCAAAGATGGAAAACTGCACCAGCCCTGAGTCGGCCTTGCTCACATTCAGCACGTTTTGAAAGTGCTTGTTGAGCACGTCACCCATGGTGATGGCAATGCCCCAGAGCAGGAACAGCGAGGTGACAAAGACGAGGGTGGTGAGGTACTTCTTCTCCGTGAAAGAAGCCGATGTGGGTGTTTGGGTGGCGGTGGGCTGCATGCAAAAGCTTAGCTAGGGTGGAGTTAGGATGAGCAAAGTAGCTGATGTTGAGCAAAAAGCTTGATTTAGTTTTGAGCTTCGTACTGCACTTGCGAGAAGGTAGAGCCTACTTATTCACAGCCCTTTCGGCTGGCTTTCGGGTTGGTTGCCCCACTGCTTGTTCGGCGCAGCTTGCAAGGTCAGTTCTAGCTTGCCACCCTGTAGGAGGTCGGCGTGGCACAGGTAGTTTCGCGGATAAGGTTTGCCGTTCCAGGTGGCGCTGCTGATGTAAGTCGCATCGGGGCTAGCTTTCTTGGTGCTGATCTGCAAAGTCTTACCGCCGGGCAGCTGAATAATAACCCTGTCGAACAAGGGTGCGCACAGCAGGTACTCGTTCGAAACGGGGTTGAGCGGGTAAAAACCTAGGCTGGCAAACACGTACCACGCCGACATCTGCCCGGCATCGTCGTTGCCGCTGAGGCCGCCGGGCCCGTCGCTGTACTCCTCGGCCAAGATGCGGCGCACCTGCTGCTGAGTTTTCCAGGGCGCGGCCGTGTAGTTGTACATAAAGGGAATCTGGTGGCCGGGCTCGTTGCCGTGCCAGTATTCGTTTTTGGCAAACAGCTCATCCAGCGCGGCTTCCAGCTTGTTGGGGCCGCCCATGAGCTTCGCCAGGCCAGGCACATCGTGGGGCACATAAAAGGTGTACTGGCGGGGTGTGCCTTCCGTGATGTAGGTCTCGCGTGTATCGGGGCGGAAGGGCGTGGCCCAACGGCCATCGGCGTAGCGGCCGCGCACCAAGCCCACGCTCGGGTCAAAAACCTGACGATACCCTAGACTTCGCTTGGTGAGTGCCTCAAAGTCAGCCTGCTTGCCTAGCCCTTTGGCTACTTGGGCCAGGGCATAATCATCAAAGCCATACTCTAGGGTGCGGCTGACTTGCTCTTTCTTGTGGAAGGCTTCCGGCACGCTGTCATTGAGCGGCACGAAGCCATAGCGCACATAAGAGGGCAGCGCCCGCCGGCCTTTGCCGTTCCGGTAGTCGGCCGGGCTAGGTTGGTCGAAGGCGTTTTGGCGCATGAGGCGGTAGGCCTCGGCCACGTCGTAGTCGCGGATGCCTTTGGTGTAGGCCGAGGCTAGGAAGGCAGTGCCGTGGTCCCCGATCATGGCCGAGGTATAGCTGTTCCAGCACGGAAAGATAGGTAGCCAGCCGCCTTGTTGGCCTTTCAACACCAGGGAGTTAGCCCAGTCATTCACCAAGCTAGGTTGCAAGAGCTCGTAGAGTGGCAGCTCGGCCCGGTAGATGTCCCACATCGAAAAGTCGTCGTAATAGTTGCCTTTGGCGAGCTTCTGCAACGGCTTATTGCCGGCAAAGGCTGGGTACGTCCCATCGACATCGTTGAAGAGGCGGGGCTGCTGCATGGTGTGGTAGAGGGCCGTGTAGAAGATGTGCTTATCCTGCTCTTTCTTCGTCTCCACCTTGATCTGCCCGAGCGCTTTTTGCCAGATAGCTAGGTTTTTAGCTTTGAGCGCGGCAAAATCCCAGGTGGGCATCTCGGCTGCTAGGTTGCGCCGGGCGCCTTCCAGACTGCTGAAGGACGTGCCCACCCGAACCCGAATGGTTTCGCCCGCCTTCACCTTGAAG
This Hymenobacter sp. GOD-10R DNA region includes the following protein-coding sequences:
- a CDS encoding ATP-binding protein, producing the protein MLQTQTKLDTMRVRRLQKLGQVLTATDPAQARASIKQALTLSQDLHYTRGEGRALLWLGTIARREADYEQARRHVREAQQVFAHIRNWRGQGESCLELMLIEMMQGNNASAIVAAQQGIPLAEQANDAQTKRRLQATLGSIYLNLEDYKAALPILQAALKNGEQAGDKQVMMVMQNALGTLYTKQKNWAPALHYFERAQQLAIGEHDDVNRTIDEINMADVYRLQGNYQQARFHGLRAYARAVAGKDNYSLPFAELLLAQVYQAVHQPDSAIALASKSLERARQTRSKENMRDVSLVLAQAYAERREFAPAYRYQGQYLAYNDTLAGEQTQRQTTALRYGYELDKKQAQIALLTKTRQLQDQQSVRQRQQLYGLLAGLGSVVLVAGLLWRNVLLKQRANRRLNEKNEQIAGQRDALDRTLVELKGAQAQLIQKEKMASLGELTAGIAHEIQNPLNFVNNFAEVSAELLAELEEAQQQPERDIELEQDLYTDIRENLHKINHHGRRADAIVRGMLAHSNHGSGAKQPTKLNVLTDEYLRLAYQGVRSKDKSFVCDLQTDFAEKLDKVSVVPQDIGRVLVNLFSNAFYATQQRSQQEGTTYKPQVSVQTRQDADHIEIRVRDNGTGIPEPVRQKIFQPFFTTKPTGQGTGLGLSLSYDIVTQGHGGQLLVESELGRYTEFVVQLPA
- a CDS encoding antibiotic biosynthesis monooxygenase family protein, whose product is MLYARIFQVLLKAGTAPQAIDLYQNEVGPVLKQQPGYVTSRFLTNTENNKCLAVILWDNEENREAAESSESLQAVFNHLAPCFDGTPTIDYYEVAVQVA
- a CDS encoding response regulator transcription factor encodes the protein MTTLRLAIIEDDPTVRQLLHGYLCRQPEFECVLVAGSVEAFLQQLPELLAPPQLVLLDIGLPGLSGIQALPVLRRQLPEADFVMQTVFEDTDRIYQALCAGATGYLLKSTPPAEIKAALLDVARGGAPMSRAVARKVLGYFKPSPTAPTTDLTPRERQVLEGLVDGLSEKQVATRLDLAPQTVHSYIKQLYRKLHVRSRAELVRHSLRDGSSI
- a CDS encoding sensor histidine kinase gives rise to the protein MGGVFRVEATAATSKVERGPQLLLTAQAEGGKPAQPRLARAAVEPLTLTNDIAEAGYNLALDDFRAPALNRFFYQLLPTDDGVDTTVVQQTSRHLRLRGLAPGAYTLAVWGQTPAGRRTVKHRLRVEVARPWWQHPLVLLSAAGVLVGAGVGLQKLRGQRVLREARLRTRIAADLHDEVGALLTRVNLRAELLQEPSSADVLRADMHDLLLDSRAALTMMRDVVWSIDASADTLGALRDRLHDHLDATAKAAGLHATLTIHDLPDTLSLSPALRQQLYLIAKEAITNAVRHAPTATTLTLALQRQGAALTLVVYNDGTVARPSTTNGSGMGLRNMQRRAELLGGQLTAGPAPEGGWRVSLRVPYRDSLLT
- a CDS encoding sugar MFS transporter encodes the protein MQPTATQTPTSASFTEKKYLTTLVFVTSLFLLWGIAITMGDVLNKHFQNVLNVSKADSGLVQFSIFGAYAIMGIPAGLFMKRFGYKNGVLLGLGLYALGAFLFVPAANAQSFGFFRGALFVLACGLATLEAVAHPFMAALGEPATSDQRINFAQSFNGLGAVIGPLLGSYFILSGVHTNGDLTSVKTLYLIIGGVILIIAVAFSFVKVPALQDAHPEIHAEPEAGFYSGTAEEVPEVKGLFGRPHFVWAVVAQFFNVAAQGGTWAFFINYGAEKMGLADAVASRYFALSMVMMMIGRFVGTYLMRFIAPNKLLATFALANAVLCVIIAQSWGWPSFIALLGLNFFFSIMFPTIFSLGLKDLGAKTQQGSSFLVMTVAGGAIFPYLMGKVANHDVAAAYYLPIICYLVIFLFGARLYKVKR
- a CDS encoding GH92 family glycosyl hydrolase, with protein sequence MVIISLLPALAWGQDLVQYVQPLAGTAASTTAAALKHGSGTEHLANTIPAVGTPFGMTQWTPQTRQSETKCQAPYYFRDSLLTGFRASHWLSGSCTQDYGSVTLMPITGKLTIQATRYAAPYTHHAETTSPAYYKVTLPRYQLTTELTASARCGMLQITAAKADSLYLLVVPNSDQGQGFVQVDAQRGEVQGYNPVHRIYQGWGEPAGFSGYFVVQVERGQARGGTFRGDQHSAAVSLQKQKGLGAFLGFKVKAGETIRVRVGTSFSSLEGARRNLAAEMPTWDFAALKAKNLAIWQKALGQIKVETKKEQDKHIFYTALYHTMQQPRLFNDVDGTYPAFAGNKPLQKLAKGNYYDDFSMWDIYRAELPLYELLQPSLVNDWANSLVLKGQQGGWLPIFPCWNSYTSAMIGDHGTAFLASAYTKGIRDYDVAEAYRLMRQNAFDQPSPADYRNGKGRRALPSYVRYGFVPLNDSVPEAFHKKEQVSRTLEYGFDDYALAQVAKGLGKQADFEALTKRSLGYRQVFDPSVGLVRGRYADGRWATPFRPDTRETYITEGTPRQYTFYVPHDVPGLAKLMGGPNKLEAALDELFAKNEYWHGNEPGHQIPFMYNYTAAPWKTQQQVRRILAEEYSDGPGGLSGNDDAGQMSAWYVFASLGFYPLNPVSNEYLLCAPLFDRVIIQLPGGKTLQISTKKASPDATYISSATWNGKPYPRNYLCHADLLQGGKLELTLQAAPNKQWGNQPESQPKGL